From the genome of Bradyrhizobium sp. SZCCHNS1050, one region includes:
- the cysK gene encoding cysteine synthase A: MESSAQRPGRGRVFDSIVDAFGNTPIVRLRKLPEQHGVKATILAKLEYFNPAASVKDRIGVGMILAMEQAGVIKPDTVLIEPTSGNTGIALAFVAAARGYKLKLVMPESMSVERRKMLAFLGAEIVLTPASQGMKGAIATAEELLRTTPNSVMPQQFKNLANPDIHRRTTAEEIWNDTAGNIDVFVAGVGTGGTITGVGQVLKARKPGLKVVAVEPEESPVLSGGQHSPHKIQGIGAGFVPDILDRSVIDEIVKINSTTAIETSRALARNEGIPGGISSGAAIAAAIEIGKRPESAGKTILAIVPSFSERYLSTALFEGI; encoded by the coding sequence ATGGAGTCGTCAGCACAGCGTCCCGGACGCGGGCGCGTATTTGATTCAATTGTCGACGCGTTCGGCAATACGCCGATTGTGCGGTTGCGAAAGCTGCCGGAGCAACATGGCGTCAAGGCGACCATCCTCGCCAAGCTGGAATACTTCAATCCCGCCGCGAGCGTGAAGGATCGGATCGGCGTCGGCATGATCCTGGCGATGGAGCAGGCCGGCGTGATCAAGCCCGACACCGTGCTGATCGAGCCGACCTCGGGCAATACCGGCATCGCGCTGGCCTTCGTTGCTGCGGCGCGCGGCTACAAGCTGAAGCTGGTGATGCCGGAGTCGATGTCGGTGGAGCGGCGCAAGATGCTCGCGTTCCTCGGCGCTGAGATCGTGCTGACGCCGGCTTCGCAGGGCATGAAAGGCGCCATCGCCACCGCCGAGGAGCTGTTGCGGACGACGCCGAACTCGGTGATGCCGCAGCAGTTCAAGAACCTCGCAAACCCGGACATCCATCGCCGCACCACCGCCGAGGAGATCTGGAACGACACGGCGGGCAATATCGACGTGTTCGTCGCCGGCGTCGGCACCGGCGGCACCATCACCGGCGTGGGCCAGGTGCTGAAGGCGCGCAAGCCCGGTCTCAAGGTCGTCGCGGTCGAGCCGGAGGAGAGCCCGGTGCTGTCGGGCGGCCAGCACTCGCCGCACAAGATCCAGGGCATCGGCGCCGGCTTCGTGCCCGACATTCTCGACCGGTCCGTGATCGACGAGATCGTCAAGATCAACAGCACCACCGCCATCGAGACCTCGCGCGCGCTGGCCCGCAACGAGGGCATTCCCGGCGGTATCTCCTCGGGCGCGGCGATTGCGGCCGCGATCGAGATCGGCAAGCGACCGGAAAGCGCGGGCAAGACGATCCTGGCGATCGTGCCCTCGTTCTCCGAACGTTATCTGTCCACCGCGCTGTTCGAGGGGA